The Vannielia litorea genomic interval AGCGCCGCTCGAAGTACGGCGCCAAGCGTCCGAAGTAAGAGGAACTCGAAATGTCCCGTCGTCACGCCGCCGAGAAGCGCGAAGTCCTGCCTGACGCCAAATTTGGCGACAAGGTTCTGACGAAATTCATGAACAACCTGATGATCGACGGCAAGAAGTCGGTCGCAGAGCGTATCGTCTACAACGCGCTCGACCGGGTTGAGACCAAGCTGAAGCGGTCGCCCATCGAGGTGTTCGAAGAGGCCCTCGACAACATCAAGCCGTCGGTTGAGGTTCGTTCCCGCCGGGTTGGTGGCGCCACCTACCAGGTGCCCGTCGAAGTGCGCCCCGAGCGTCGCGAAGCGCTGGCCATCCGCTGGCTCATCATCGCCGCCCGGAACCGCAACGAGAACACCATGGAAGAGCGTCTGGCCGGTGAGCTGATCGACGCTGTCCAGTCTCGTGGCACCGCCGTGAAGAAGCGCGAAGACACCCACAAGATGGCCGACGCCAACAAGGCGTTCAGCCACTACCGCTGGTAACCCAAGCACACACCTGAGGACCCATCCAATGGCCCGCGACTACCCCCTCGACCGATACCGCAACTTCGGCATCATGGCGCACATCGACGCCGGCAAGACCACTTGCTCCGAGCGGATCCTGTTCTACACCGGCAAGAGCCACAACATCGGTGAGGTGCATGACGGCGCCGCAACGATGGACTGGATGGAGCAGGAGCAGGAACGCGGGATCACCATCACCTCGGCTGCGACCACCACCTTCTGGGAGCGCACCGAGAACGGCACCGAGCCCGACAGCCCGAAGCACCGCCTGAACATCATCGACACCCCCGGCCACGTTGACTTCACCATCGAAGTCGAGCGTTCGCTGGCCGTGCTCGACGGTGCCGTCTGCGTGCTCGACGCCAACGCCGGTGTTGAGCCCCAGACCGAGACCGTGTGGCGCCAGGCTGACCGCTACAAGGTTCCGCGCATGGTGTTCGTCAACAAGATGGACAAGATCGGCGCCGACTTCTTCAACTGCGTCCGCATGATCGAAGACCGCACCGGCGCCCGCGCCGTACCGGTTGGCATTCCGATCGGTGCCGAGAACGAGCTCGAAGGTCTGATCGACCTCGTGACCATGGAAGAGTGGCTGTGGCAGGGTGAAGACCTTGGCGCATCGTGGGTGAAGGCCCCGATCCGTGACAGCCTCAAGGACATGGCCGACGAGTGGCGCGGCAAGATGATCGAGGCCGCCGTCGAAGAAGACGACGACGCCATGATGGAATACCTCGAGGGCAACGAGCCCGACGTGGCCACGCTGCGCAAGCTGCTCCGCAAGGGTACCCTCGCGCTGCACTTCGTGCCCGTGCTCGGGGGCTCCGCCTTCAAGAACAAAGGTGTTCAGCCGCTCCTCAACGCCGTGATCGACTATCTGCCGAGCCCGCTCGACGTGGTCGACTACATGGGCTTCAAGCCCGGCGACGAGGAAGAAGTGCGTAACATCGCCCGCCGCGCGGACGACGACATGCCCTTCGCCGGTCTGGCGTTCAAAATCATGAACGACCCCTTCGTTGGCTCCCTGACCTTCACCCGGATCTACTCGGGCAAGATGAACAAGGGCGACAGCATCCTGAACTCGACCAAGGGCAAGAAAGAGCGCATCGGTCGTATGATGATGATGCACTCCAACAACCGCGAAGAGATCGAAGAGGCATTTGCCGGCGACATCATCGCTCTGGCCGGTCTGAAGGACACCACCACTGGTGATACCCTCTGCGCCCAGAACGACCCGGTCGTGCTGGAAACCATGACCTTCCCCGATCCGGTCATCGAGATCGCCGTCGAGCCCAAAACCAAGGCCGACCAGGAGAAGATGAGCCAGGGTCTGGGCCGTCTGGCCGCCGAAGACCCCTCCTTCCGCGTGGAGACCGACATCGAGTCCGGTCAGACCATCATGAAGGGCATGGGCGAACTTCACCTCGACATTCTCGTCGACCGCCTGAAGCGCGAATTCAAGGTCGAGGCCAACATCGGTGCGCCGCAGGTGGCATACCGTGAGACCATCGGTCACGAGATCGAGCACACCTACACCCACAAGAAACAGTCGGGTGGTTCGGGTCAGTTCGCCGAAGTGAAGATGATCATCTCCCCAACCGAGCCGGGCGAAGGCTACTC includes:
- the fusA gene encoding elongation factor G, which produces MARDYPLDRYRNFGIMAHIDAGKTTCSERILFYTGKSHNIGEVHDGAATMDWMEQEQERGITITSAATTTFWERTENGTEPDSPKHRLNIIDTPGHVDFTIEVERSLAVLDGAVCVLDANAGVEPQTETVWRQADRYKVPRMVFVNKMDKIGADFFNCVRMIEDRTGARAVPVGIPIGAENELEGLIDLVTMEEWLWQGEDLGASWVKAPIRDSLKDMADEWRGKMIEAAVEEDDDAMMEYLEGNEPDVATLRKLLRKGTLALHFVPVLGGSAFKNKGVQPLLNAVIDYLPSPLDVVDYMGFKPGDEEEVRNIARRADDDMPFAGLAFKIMNDPFVGSLTFTRIYSGKMNKGDSILNSTKGKKERIGRMMMMHSNNREEIEEAFAGDIIALAGLKDTTTGDTLCAQNDPVVLETMTFPDPVIEIAVEPKTKADQEKMSQGLGRLAAEDPSFRVETDIESGQTIMKGMGELHLDILVDRLKREFKVEANIGAPQVAYRETIGHEIEHTYTHKKQSGGSGQFAEVKMIISPTEPGEGYSFESRIIGGSVPKEYIPGVEKGIQSVMDSGPLAGFPVIDFKVALIDGKFHDVDSSVLAFEIASRMCMREGLKKAGAKLLEPIMKVEVITPEEYTGGIIGDLTSRRGQVQGQDTRGNAIAIDAFVPLANMFGYINNLRSMSSGRANFTMQFDHYEPVPQNISEEIQAKYA
- the rpsG gene encoding 30S ribosomal protein S7, translating into MSRRHAAEKREVLPDAKFGDKVLTKFMNNLMIDGKKSVAERIVYNALDRVETKLKRSPIEVFEEALDNIKPSVEVRSRRVGGATYQVPVEVRPERREALAIRWLIIAARNRNENTMEERLAGELIDAVQSRGTAVKKREDTHKMADANKAFSHYRW